DNA from Mustela erminea isolate mMusErm1 chromosome 18, mMusErm1.Pri, whole genome shotgun sequence:
TTGCACCTGAATTGTTcctaaagctaaaaaaaaaaaaagtccctgaaaaacccttctttctttgttttttttttttttttttttttttttctgattaggtATACCATACCATAACCTAAAAATAagcttttgaaaattaataaacaataaagagaaaCCCATTTACTTCCCagagataaaattttttattattttaccatgCAAAACCCCATCATAAATATAATGATATCCTGGAAAAGTATCCCATCTTATAATAGTAGAGATGTGATGATGAGTCAGTGGGGTAGAGCTCCATTCAAGAGGAACTTTGATCTTTGTTCACTAATTTTTTCAAGCCAGGAATTCAAATGGTGAAAGTTGGGATGTTTCTAAAGATTGTAGAAGAGAGGCAAGATTAACTGGGTAATTATGTGGGAAAACGGATAGACATCTATTGTTGAGTTAGTTGTTGAAGAGCATGTAGGTTGCGAAGGAATCTCTCATTTGATCCCTTGGGTTGGGAAAAGTTTTTACGTTTCTCAACACTTGGGAATGTTTCTCAGTGGGCTATTCAGCAGCAGGGGGAGGTCCTGCAGGTGGTGCGGCAGGGGGCAGGCTGGCAGCAGGGGGGGCGACAGCAGGGCGCCTGCACAGAGATGGGCTGGCAGCAGGTGGAGGCCCAGCAGCAGGGGCGGCAGACCACGGCCGTGCAGGACGTGGGGCAGCAGCTGATGGGGCGGCAGCAGCCCTCCTGCAGGCCACAGGGGTCACAGCAGATGGGGCGGCGGCAGGGCTCACAGATGGGGCGCGTGCAGCGGCAGGTGCAGGTCACGGGGCGGCACACGGTGGTCTGGCAGGACACAGGGCGGCAGCAGCAGGGGTCGCGGCAGCAGCAGGGCTGGCAGCAAGGCTGGCAGCAGGGCTGACAGCAGGGCTGGCAGCAAGGCTGGCAGCAGGGCTGGCAGCAGCCTCCCCCACAGCCCgaggaggagcaggtggagcCGCAGCAGGATCCGGACATGGTGATGTCTGAGGTTGTTTAGGGTTGGACTGGTGAGAGGATTTGGGTGTTGTCAGGTGTGAATGTTTCTGTCCCTTCCTGGGCCCTTTATATACCCTGGCCAGCTGCTGATGACCCCCAGGACATAGGTCATTTCCTGGAGTTGTGGTTGCCCATTGACCTCTAGATTGGTGGATTCAATTGCTGAGGCAGCAATTCCAACATCATGGAAAGATGCTTTCCTTTCTGCCTGTCTGCTTTCTTCCTCATTGAAATGAATACTTGGTAATTTATATCATCCAAAAAATTGCTCATGGAATAACCAATCCTTCCATACCATGTCACATGACCAGTTGACATGTCTTATGACAAGTTGACATGTCACATGACAAGATGAAAGTTTGTAGAACCCAATGTTGCCACCATCCTACTTTCTTCTTGTTCGTCTTATTCACCACCCGTGACTAAGTATGAGACTGTAGGGTTCACGAGGTCATATACCTGGTTTCTAATTGATATTGAGATGAAGTAAGAATTTCTGAAAAACCAGGATGACTCATGGAAGGAGACATGTACTGATTCTGCTATGGGAAGAATGGTCCAGTGTTTCTGGAAAATAGAATAGtgcttcacctttttttttaaggaaatagtcACCAGAATGACTCTAGTTTGCCTATAAATCTGAGTCACTACTGAGACTCTTTCTGTGTAAACAACAGCATCCTATTTGGGAGTGGAGagggaaaggaataaaaggaaattctaaGTAGTTTCTCATCACACAGTGATTACAAATCTTAGGATGGTGAGACAAAGGCACATAAAGCAATGAAAGGAGGAGACTTTTCATGGGGCAACAAGGTCAAACTAAGTGATGACTTTTTTGTGCATTTTGTGCATTTTGAATGCCTCTCCTTGAGTATAGTCTTAGAGTTAAAATTGGGATTACTCTTCCTTTCTAGGTGTGACCATAAGAGCACTTGTATTGAGTTCTTCAAAACATATTGAAGATATTTGTAAAGGAGCCAATTATCTTTCTGTGGTAGATACTTTGGTCTCTTGGCTGAGGGTTTGATTGCTTATGAAGTGTGAAATTGGCTTCAGGAAAAACAAAGGGAGCCACATGTACTGATGACTGATAAAATAGCTTTGTCTtttcaaaccataagagactcttaatctcacaaaacaaactgaaggctgctggaggATTGGGGgagagagatagggtggctgggcattggggagggtatgtgaaatggtgagtgctgtgaaatgtgtaagcctgatgattcacagacctgtacccctgggcaaatagtgtaaacctggtgatttacattataggttaataaaaaatatatctaaaaaagctttgtctttttaaatcataGTTAAGTAAagtgaaaatgtagaaaataaatttatagttaAAAGGGAGGTTAAGGATGATATCCTCAAAGGCTTGCTGATGACTCTCAGACCAAATTTGTCTCCACAAAGTGTTTCGTTTGCTAGATCATGTTTTATACATTCGTTGGCCTGCCATAGTCCTGGTCGTTGAAGGCCTTTGAGTTTGTGACTGATCATATTCCTTCACAGTTCTTGAGGGGCCTGATATGTGAAATGATTTCTCTAAAGTCACGCAGATAAAAGAATGGCAAAGTGTTGACAACACTGTGATCTTCTGATGATTGTAAACAGTGATGAATGACCCCTAGTTTTTTCCAGCTGAGTTATTTCAGACTAGTGAACAGGTAGTCATAGTTACCAAAACTTCTGTCCCATCTAGTGAAGTAAAGTGGGAACTTGTTGATTTATGATTTAGAGTATTGTTATTTTGGCCTAGAATATATACAGCAATTCAAATAGTAGGAATTAGAAGATGTCTGTAAACTCACTGCGTTTGTTAATTAACAGAAAGGACAGAACACTAAGAAATTCTGTGTCCTGAAATCACAGACTGTCAGAAACTTTGCAGTTTTAAGCCACATCATTAAGAGTGGAAGGTCCCACTATTTCTGGGACAGGATCTTAGTCACCTTAACACAGAGAAGCAGCCTCAATATCCAACCCAAAGGCAGAGTTTCAGATAAGAGGTTTTAAGGTACGATAGTTCTCATTTATCTTAACTATGTAGTTTTCAGGGAAAGAGGACCTAAGTTCCATCACAACCCAGTCCTGATGTTAATACTTCTGCTCAAACCTCTGTTTTGCTTTGAGCCCATTAAAATaccatttcatataattttatgtaaactcTATGTTCTTCaaaaatcctattttaaaaaaaaaaagcttttcctttGTTGGGTGGGATGCCCCTGGTCCCCTGTGTTGCgtaatttcctttgctgtagCACATAAATAAGCCTAAGCTTGTTGGACAAGAGATTGTCCCTCATCTTAACCACGTGAGCTTTTTTAGTCCTATTATTTGAACTCCAGATGTTCTGCAAGAGCATAATCACCAGAGTGGGAACAATTAAATGTTAACTATGGTGGTGATAAATTGTGAGATTTTGTGgttggattgaaaaaaaaaaaaaaaagtatgcagtGTTGGTAACTTTTTCTGATGGTGAACCATGCCTCCTCCTCCATAGTTGCATGAGTTGGGATTTGTTAGGAACTGGCCACTGGATGTTAGGAaggtttttaaattctgaaaacagaatatGCATTCCCTGTTCTCCAAAATGATCTTTGAAATACCATCTAATCATCAGAGTCAGAGATGGAGATGggaaagagtgagggagaaaaggGCAGGAAGAGGATAGGGAAGACAAAGAGGGATTCAGATGCTTCCTCCCTCACCTAGCAGTTGTGTGGCTTAGAGCTGATACCCGTCTCTCTGCCAGCACATTTCCTCAGTTGTAGAAGGGGAAAGGTCATCTGTCCCTAATGTTCTTCATATGCCAGGTTTGTCATGAAATCTGTACAACatggaagacaaaagaaatggatATCATTCATTGAAAAGAGAATGTTTTAGATGGAAAAATTCTAGATGATCAGGGGGTGGGtgtgatttttttctggaatttaacaaataaatatctttcctgcttgggggcacctgggtgggtcagtcaagTGTCTGAGTTCAagattgtgaattcaagccctgtgttggactccatgctgggtatggagcgtacttaaaaaaaaaagttttctgccTAATAAATACCATTTGCCCAAAGCCAGGGAAGACTAACCCAAGTAATCTTTTAGAGTTTACTACAGTCTGAGTTGTTTAATTCCTTTGGGCGCTTCAGGGTGAAAGGAAAATTCCATCAGATGCATGTATTCTCCCCAGCTCCCCTTGCTTCTGATGCTAaacacttattcttttttttaaaaattaattaatttattttcagcataacagtattcattattttttttaccacacccagtgctccatgcaatccgtgccctctataatacccaccacctggtaccccaacctcccaccacccccccgccacttcaaacccctcagattgtttttcagagtccatagtctctcatgattcacctccccttccaatttaccccaactcccttctcctctctaactccccatgtcctccatgctatttgttatgctccacaaataagtgaaaccatatgatacttgactctctgtgcttgacttacttcactcagcataatctcttccggtcccatccatgttgctataaaagttgggtattcatcctttctgatggaggcagaatactccatagtgtatatggactacattttccttatccattcttccgttgaagggcatcttggttctttccatagtttggcaaccattgctgctattgctgctataaacttatTCATACAGCTTGTAATCTAGGGGCTCTTTCCTGTGGATTAGCCAATCCACTTTTGTAGAGCATTTTCATTTTGAGATGGCCTCAAtctgatgataattttttttgcCCTCTTTTCTTATACTTAGGAAATCTTAGGAATATGTTTTATTAGGAAATTTATTAGGAAATTAGGAAATCTGTTTCTGCCAGTGGATGTGGActatcttgaaaaaacaaaaaggcttcCCCTCAATCTTCTCCCACTCTCAGTGacataatatgtaataaatagcACATCTTTTGAGCCCATTTGATACAGTGATATTCAGATGTGCAACAAGGAATATCAGTGGATGGTACTGAGTAaatactgtgtgccaagcactttaCATGCATAAGGTCATTTAACTTTCCCAGCAACCTACAATGGTAAGGATTAACCTTATCATTTGGCAGAAGAGGAAACCTGAGGGTCAGAGAAGTTAAGTTATACTGATGCTGGAGATTCTGTTTTAAGTAGAATATCTGCCTTTTAGAATTCTTGTCATGAAGACAATTACCTTCTAATTTTGTTTGATTCAACAAATAGAAATCAAGTACCAACCATATTCTAAACATTGAGCTCCATACTGAaagcaagaataaataaattgtggtccCTTCTTTGGAGACAGAGAAATGGATGATCTCAATATGATGCTATATGGGGAGGGAAGTAAGCATAGGATGCTATTGGCATGTTAGGGGCACCTAACCCAACCTctctgtgtgtatgcacatgtgtgtgggtgtatttCTGTGATGGAGGGGTTGGGGCAGGGCTGTTACAAAAGGCTGAGCTGAATCTTTGAAATGGCTCAGTGTTAGGTAGGTGAAGAAAGTGGAGGGCTGGGGTAGgtggaaaaaaatattccagataaatgaaagaatatgacAAAAGCAAAGACCTACGGAACTGCATGGTATGTGCCACTTACTGTGAGTTTAGTGTTACTTGCAGTGAAACTTGGTGGGGGGTGTTGAGACATGAACCTGGACATGTGGGCAGTGGACAGACCCTGGAGGACCCTGTGTGCACAGATTTCCTATCCACGTAAGCAGTCTGAGGACTAGCCCAGCCATCCTGTACCACCTTCCGAGATTCATACCAGGTTTCCTAGcacctttccctttcctctcctgtcttcctcaccttctttgttttgtcttccttcttcctgttccttGTCTGATCATCTACATACACTAATAAACATTGGACTACTGAATGAATCAGAGAGCAGGGAAGTTTACAAGAAAACTTAGTTTATTGAAAACAAGCAAGCAGCGCCTTACAAAAGATGGCAGGGAGGGTTTGAGCAGTCCTCAGAGTTCAGGATGGGTTTGCAGAGTCTACTCTGAGGGGTTTTGAAGAGAGATTTACCACCCATAGTGTCTTCTGCTGTTGTGGACATCTGCTTGTATATCCAAATGGTAGGATGTAAAAATGACTATTGTCACCTTatgaaaaatacctatttttctttctactttcttaaaaTGCAGAATAGGTGTTTAGGCTCCAGTGTGTTGCTCTGTGGGGATAGTGGGAATCTCAGCAGCAGGGGGAGGTCCTGCAGGTGGTGCGGCAGGGGGCAGGCTGGCAGCAGGGGGGGCGGCAGCAGGGCGCCTGCACAGAGATGAGCTGGCAGCAGGTGGAGGCCCAGCAGCAG
Protein-coding regions in this window:
- the LOC116578447 gene encoding keratin-associated protein 2-3-like, which produces MSGSCCGSTCSSSGCGGGCCQPCCQPCCQPCCQPCCQPCCQPCCCRDPCCCRPVSCQTTVCRPVTCTCRCTRPICEPCRRPICCDPCGLQEGCCRPISCCPTSCTAVVCRPCCWASTCCQPISVQAPCCRPPCCQPAPCRTTCRTSPCC